Part of the Gammaproteobacteria bacterium genome is shown below.
CATGGGGGCCTATCTCGTCACCAACTACTCTACGCTCCGTGCGGGATTGGCCCATGCCTATCAACTCTTCCCGCGTCTCGAAGAACGTGCCTACCAAAAAGCGGGAACACTCTCCGGTGGTGAGCAACAGATGCTTGCCATCGGCCGTGCGCTGATGTCACGCCCTAAGCTCTTACTTCTCGACGAACCCAGCATGGGGCTTGCCCCCCTCCTAGTACAGAGAATTTTCGAGACCTTGAGCAATATCGCCGAGGAGGGTGTCACGTTGTTGCTGGTGGAGCAAAACGCACGCCTCGCCCTGGCAACTAGCCAGCGTGGCTATGTTCTGGAAGGCGGATCGGTCGCTCTTGTAGAAAGT
Proteins encoded:
- the livF gene encoding branched chain amino acid/phenylalanine ABC transporter ATP binding subunit LivF, which translates into the protein MNLLEVRGLVVHYGGIRAVSGVDLAVAEGEVVCLIGANGAGKSTTLRALAGLLTPTAGEVYLRGEPITRLPTHERVRRGLALVPEGRGVFPRMTVEENLLMGAYLVTNYSTLRAGLAHAYQLFPRLEERAYQKAGTLSGGEQQMLAIGRALMSRPKLLLLDEPSMGLAPLLVQRIFETLSNIAEEGVTLLLVEQNARLALATSQRGYVLEGGSVALVESAEALLVNPRVKAAYLGA